The following is a genomic window from Corynebacterium incognita.
CCACGCCTTCGCCCTCGCTAATCAGGCCCAGCAGGATGTGCTCGGTGCCGATGTAGTTGTGGTTGAGCATGCGCGCCTCTTCTTGCGCCAAAACGATGACGCGGCGGGCGCGGTCTGTAAACCGTTCAAACATGTTTCGCTGTCCCCTAGATACTAAAGATGTTTTTCGCTTATACCCACCATAACGCCCGGCCCCGCGAACCCATCCACCGTTTCCTGATCCGCAACGTGAGTTCGCGCCCTTTACGCAGCTCATCGTCCATGTACGCCCATAGCGAACACCGCGCCGCCGGCCCTGCGGAGCGGAAGAATTCAATCCCCGAAAGCCCAGCGGGGGCGTCGGCAAGCCACTACCCTGTGCACCATGACCGCACCGACACACACCACCTCACACACGTCCGCATTCCCCGTTGACGGCAGCATTGATTACCGTGGCTGCTTCGAGCACGCTGTGGGCGACGCGCACCAGGTCAAGACGGATTTGGTCTACCGCGCAGCCTACGGCTCGAATACGTCGCACTACGATTACACCCCGGCCGCCGTCGTGGAGGCCACCTCTGCGGAGGAGGTTGGCCGGATCTTCGCCGCGGCGCGCGAACGGGGCATCCCGGTGACGCTGCGCTCGGGTGGTTCGTCGTTGTCGGGCCAGGCGGCGTCGGATAGCGTGATGGTGGACGTGCGCAAGCACTTCCGCGGCATGGACATCCTGGATGGTGGCAAGCGTGTGCGCGTGCAGCCGGGCCTGACCATCGATGACGTCAACCTGCGGCTGGCACCTTATGGCTACAAGCTGGGGCCAGACCCGGCATCGACATCCGTGGCCACCATCGGCGGCGTGATTGCCAACAACTCCTCCGGCATGGCGTGTGGCACCGAGTTCAACTCGTATAAGACGATCGAGTCGATGACCTTCGTGCTGCCGTCCGGCACCACAATCAACTCGGCGGACCCGGACGCGGACCGTCGCTTCGCGGAGGCGGAGCCGGAGCTGGTGGACACCCTGCAGCGACTGACGCGCCGTGTGCGCTCCAACCCGGAGTCCGTGGCGATTATCGAGCGGCATTTCGCCATCAAGAATTCCATTGGTTACACGCTCAACTCTTTCCTGGACTACGACTCCCCGGTAGAACAGTTCATTCACCTCCTCGTGGGTTCGGAGGGCACGCTGGCGTTCATCGCGGAGGCCACCTTCCACACCATCCCGCTGCGGCGCTTCGCGACGACCGCGATGGCGGTGTTTTCCAACCTCACCTCGGCCACCGACGCCCTGCCCGCGCTCAAGGAATCGGGCGCGGCCACGTTGGAGCTTCTCGACGACAAGTCGATCATTGAAGGTCAAAAAATCCCGGGTACGCCGCAGGAGATTCACGGCTTCGACCCGCAGGGGCAGACCGCGATGATCGTGGAGTACCACACCGATACCCTCGAGGAGCTGCGCGAGCTCGAGCGCATCGGCGGCAGAATCATGGCCGAGCACAACCTGTTCACGCCGGCGGAGTTCTTCACGGACGAGGCCCGGCGCGCCGGGGCCTGGAAGTTCCGCAAGTCGCTGTACCCCATCATGGCCGAGTCCCGCCCCACCGGAACGATGGCGCTCATCGAGGATATCGCGGTGCCCGTCGCGCGCCTTACCGACGCCGTGAACTCCATGGGCGAGCTGTTTGCCAAGTACTCCTACCGCGACGCGCTGATCCTAGGCCACGCGGGCGACGGCAACCTACACTTCACCATGACCGACGATTTCTACGGCGACGCGAACCTCAAGCGCTACCAAGAGTTCACGGATGACCTGGTGGACCTGGTCTTGGGATTTGAGGGCAACCTCAAGGCCGAGCACGGCACGGGCCGCGTGATGGCACCGTTCGTGCGCCGCCAGTACGGCGACGAGCTCTACGAGGTGGCCCGCGAGCTGAAATTCGCGGTGGACCCGCAGAACTGGATGAACCCGGACGTCATCATCACCGACGACCCGGAGATCCACCTGAAGAACCTCAAGCACCCGGAAGAGGTGGAGGACGAGATCAACAACTGCGTGGAGTGCGGCTTCTGCGAGGCCGTGTGTCCGTCGCGGGATCTCACGCTCACCCCGCGCCAGCGCATCGTGGTGCGCCGCGCCCGCGCCAAGGCGGAGGCGCTCGGCGATACCGCGGCGGTCAAGGAGATCGACGACAACCACCTCTACCCCGGCGTGCAGACCTGCGCGGTGGATTCCATGTGCGCCACGGCGTGCCCGGTGAATATCGATACGGGTAAGTTCATCAAGTCCCTGCGCCGCACGGACGCCAGCCCAGCGGAACAGAAGGTGTGGAACGCGGCGGCGAAGGCGTGGGCACCGGCGACCAAGGGCGCAGCCGCCGCGTTGACCGCGGCGAGTGCGCTGCCGCCCGCCCTGGTTCAGGGAGTGACCGGCATCGGGCGTGTGGTCGTGGACCCGGACACGATTCCGCTGTATACCAAGGATCTCCCCCGCGGTGGCACCGCACGTGGCGGCACGGGTCGGGGCCGCGGGGAGCGCGGAGGGCAGTTCGTCGGCGCGGCGGACGGCACGCTCGCCGGCATGTACCTGCCGGCATGCGTGAACACGATGTTCGGACCTGTCCGCGGCGGCGACGGCGCCCCGCGGGCCTTCCAGGAACTGCTCGCCAAGGCGGGACTGAAGCTGTTCGTGTCGGACAACATCGACTCGCTGTGCTGCGGCACGCCCTGGTCGTCGAAGGGCATGGCGGACGGCCACGCCACGATGTCCGGCAAGGTCGCAGCGAGTGTACGCCAGGCGCTCGAGAGCCACCCGGAGCTGCGCGGGCTGCCGATCATCTCCGACGCGTCAAGCTGCACCGACGGATTTGCGGACATGCTCACCGGCGACGATAGCGTGAGCGGCGATGCCACAGTCATGGACGCGGTGCGGTTCGTGGCGGAAGAGATCGTCGACAAGCTGGACGTGGCCAAGGCCTACGACTCGGTGACCCTGCACCCCACCTGTTCCTCGACGCAGATGGGCATCAACGGCCACCTCACCGCGCTGGCGGAAGCCTGCGCGCACGAGGTGCACGTGCCGCTGGACTGGCACTGCTGTGGCTTCGCGGGCGACCGCGGCATGCTCCACCCGGAGCTCACCGCGTCCTCGACGAAGGAAGAGGCGGCGGAGGCCCAGGCGCTCGACGCGGACGCGCACGCCTCCTGCAACCGCACGTGCGAGATCGGGCTGACCCGCGCCACCGGCAAGCCCTACCGCCACGTGCTGGAGTTGCTCGCCGCCGCCGCGCGCTAGGGCGGAAAAGCCGAAGGTCGGATCTAGCGGGTCGGTGTCAAGGTTGCGAGGGCCTACGGCATTGTTGAGACTCTACGCAGCGGGATGGATGGGACTTGCTCCGGTAGTCACTCGAGTAACCTCAAATGAAGCTGATGAGTAGGAGTAGGCCGGGAACTGAGCTTGCATGACCACTAAACCTTAAGGAGGCTACATGTTAGAGTCCCTAACTATACTTGGCAGTTTCAGCATCGCTATCCTCATTCCAGCTTTATTGATTGCCATAGTCGTTCTTCTTATCTTGTCTCTTAAGAACAAGAAGAAGTAGGCCTCAATTCATTTGCGAGATGTTGGGGGCACCGTTGCTTTCCCAGTTCAGGAATGTGGCGCCCTAAACAAACTAGCCATCGCGTGCCAACGGTAGGAGCAGTTTTCTCCAACCCCCAACGAGCTCTTCCCGACCTTTAGATCCCGACCTACAGCGCAGCGGCCACAAGCCGCTCGCTAGGCGTCACCCGGTGCGACCGGCGCAGTCTCCTCTGCGTCGACGCGCACGCGCTTGACCAGCGGGGTCATCGCCGCGGCCACCACGGCCAGCGTGCCGCCGACCATGAACGCCCAGCTCGCGCCCTGCGCCGTGGCGGCGGCTTCGCCGAGGCCGGACTCTTCGCCCAGCTGGGTACCGCGGGTGAGCACCACGATAAGCAGCGCCGTGCCGGTCGCGCCGGCCAGCTGCTGCAGGGTGGTCAGGATCGCGGAGCCGTGTGAGTAGAGCTCCTGCGGGAGCGATGCCAGGGACGTGGTCATCAGCGGGGTCATCATGAAGCCCACGCTCACCGCGAAGAGCATGTAGATTGCTACCACCTTCCACAGTGCAGCGTCCTCCCCCAGGAGGGACAACAGCCAGATGGAGACGGCCATAGCCAGGGCACCCGGGATCATCAGCGGACGCGGTCCCACGGAGTCGAAGATGCGGCCGATAATCGGCGAGAGCAGGCCCTGCAACAGGCCACCGGGCATCACCACGAGGCCGGCAGTCATGGCCGTCACGCCCAAGGAGGTTTGCAGGTAGATGGGCAGCACCGTCACGGAACCGAGCAGCAAGCCCATGGCCAGCAGCATAATGACTACCGCGATGGTGTAGTTGCGGATGGTAAATGGCCGCAGGTCCAACAGCGCGCGGCTGTCCTTGGCCAGGGCCAGTTGGCGGCGCACGAAGAACACCAGCGACACCACGCCGACCACGGTCACGACGACCGGGACGGTGGCGTTGCCCGCCAGCATCTGCTCAATCGACGACAGGCCATACACCAGGCCGCCGAAAGCGAACACGGACAGCACCACGGACGGCACGTCCAGCGGGGTCTCGCGGGTCTCACCTACGTTGGGTAGCTTGGCCACTCCCAACGCCAGGATCAGCAGCCCCAGCGGCAGCATGAACCAAAAGATGAAGTGCCAGCTAAACCTATCCAGAATCAGTCCGCCAACTGTCGGTCCCAACGCCGGGGCCACGGAAATCACCACGGAGATAATGCCCATGATGGTGCCGCGCCGCTGCGGCGGCACCAGGGTCATGGTCACCGTCATCAGCAGCGGCATGGCCAGCGCCGTGCCGGACGCCTGAATGACGCGCCCGGCCAAGAGCACGAGGAACGTCGGCGCCAGCGCCGCCAGCGTCGTGCCCGCCATAAACAGCAGGACCGACGCCACGAAAATCTGGCGGGTGCTAAAGCGCTCAATAAGAAAGCCCGTGGTCGGGATAACCACTGCCATCGTCAGCATGAAGCCGGTGGTCAGCCACTGCGCGGACGTTGCCGGAATACCAAAGTCCGCCATGACGGCAGGCAGCGCCACAGACAGGGACGTCTCGTTCAAGATCATGACGGTGGCCGCCGCCACGAGCACCACCAGGCTCATGGTGACCTCTGGGGTCATCTTCTTTGTTTGCTCCGCCATGGAGATTTCCTCATCTTTCGTTTCATTGCAGCCGTTTCTTTCAGCTGTCCAAACAACGCGATACTACGCCTGTTTTATTTCCCCACCTGCATCGCTGCAATGCACGTCACGCTGCCCCGGAAAGTGGTGTGCCGTTACACTGAGCACGCTGCCCCCGCACCTCCTCATCGACCCCAGTTCCCGCAACCAACATCAGAGGTTGTGCAACAGGGCCTGGCCCCCGCTACTCCAGCACACCGTTCCGGCGTTAAGCTCCTGCGCCCGCATCACCGTTGGGGAGTTACAGGTCCAATCATCAAAAGTCAGGTATAACGTGTTACCACCGCCTTCGCTCAGGTGGTTGGCATAGTAATCAAACGCCTTGTGGGCTTCAGCGCAATCGATGTCTCCGGAGAGAGTGACGTCGTAGCCATCGCTGGAGGTGCAGGAGCCATTCTCGCTTGCTGACGCCTCGTGCGCGGCGGGGTCGTAGTACTCATTCGGGTCGCACTGCGCCATGCGCTCCGCGATGCTGGTGGGCAGGCCGCGCTGCTTAAGAGCATCGACGTCGTAGCAAGCCATGGACATACCGTCGAGGTTCTCGCCGGCGGCGGGGATTTGCTGCCAGGCGCCATCAACGAACTCGAAGTAGAGCACCATGTCCGTTTGCATGCGGCCGGCGTCGGCAAACTTACCGTTGCAAGTGGTCACGTGATTGATGTGCGAATTGATGGCCTGGAACTCGGAGAGGTCGCAAGAGCCGGAGGCGGGCGCGGCGTCGGTGGCGGTGGTTGCGGCGGCCGTAGTCTTGGCGCTGGACGTGGCGGGTTTCGCGCTCATGGACGGCGCCGCTTTACTGGTGGTGGTCGGGGTGTCAGCCGTGACGGTGACCACGGTGGTGGGCGCGGCCTGGTCGTCGCTGCTGGAGCAGGCGGTCAGCATGGCCGCGGTGGTCAGGACCGCCGCGGCCGCGCCGAGGGTGCGGCGAGAGTAAGAGAGAGCAGTAAACATAACTCTTACTATGCCGAAAAAGCCGCGCGGGCGCGCGGCTTGTGGTGGCTGTTGTAGGGCGGTTAGGCCTTCGGCTCAGGCTTGACCATTGGGAAGAGGACGGTCTCCCGGATGCCGAGGCCGGTGAGCGCCATGAGGAGGCGGTCGATGCCCATGCCCACACCGGCGCTCGGGGGCATGCCCTGCTCCATGGCGGCGAGGAAGTCCTCATCAAGCACCATGGCCTCGTCGTCGCCGTTGGCGGCCAGGCGGGCCTGGTCCTCGAAGCGCTCGCGCTGGATGACGGGGTCAACGAGCTCCGAGTAGCCGGTGGCCAGCTCAAAGCCGCGGACGTAGAGGTCCCACTTCTCGGTCACGCCGGGCTTCTCGCGGTGGTCGCGGGTCAGCGGGGAGGTCTCCACGGGGAAGTTCTTGACAAAGATCGGGCCCTCGAGCTGGTCCTCGCAGAGCAGCTCCCAGATTTCCTCGACGAGCTTGCCGTGGCCCCAGCCGCCTTTCTCCGGGACCTTGAGGCCGATGGCGTCGGCGATGCCCTTGAGCTCGTCCACGGTGGACTCGATGGTGACTTCCGGCTGGCCCGGGAACTTGCGCGCCAGGGCCTCGTTGAGGGACTCGTACATGTCGAGCTCCGGCCAGGAGTCGCCACCGAGGTCGTACTCGGTGCCGTCGGAAAGCGTGACCGTGGTGGAACCGAAGACCGCACGCGCCACGGACTGGATGAGCTCGCGGGTGGTGTCGGCGCCGGTGTTGTAGTCGCCCCAGGCCTCGTAGAACTCGAGCATGGCGAACTCCGGGGAGTGCGAGGAGTCCACGCCCTCGTTGCGGAAGTTGCGGTTGACCTCGAAGACCTTGTCAATGCCGCCGACGACGGCGCGCTTGAGGTACAGCTCCGGGGCGATGCGCAGGTAGAGATCGATGTCGAGCGCGTTGGAATGCGTGACAAACGGGCGCGCGGCGGCGCCGCCGTGCAGGGTCTGCAGCATCGGGGTCTCGATTTCCAGGAAGCCCCGGTCCTCGAGGTAGTGGCGCAGGGCGCGCATAACCTTGATGCGGGTCATGGCGTTCTTGCGGGCATCCTCGCGGACGATGAGGTCGTTGTAGCGCTGGCGCACGCGGGTGTCCTCCGCCAGGTCGGCGAAGGAGACGGGCAGCGGGCGGACAGCCTTAGACGCCATGGTCCAGCTCGTGGCCATGATGGACAGCTCACCGCGGCGGGAGGAGATGACGCGGCCGGTCACGGAGATGAAGTCACCGAGGTCGACGTCCGACTTCCAGGCAGCCAGGGCGTCCTCGCCCACCTCAGCCAAGGACAGCATGGCCTGAACCTGGGTGCCGTCACCATCCTGGAGCGTCGCAAAGCAAAGCTTGCCGGTGTTGCGCATGAAGATAAGGCGCCCGGCGATGGACTTGACGACGTCGGTTTCCTCGCCCGGGGTCAGGTAGGTGACACCGTCGACCTTCTCTCCGTCGTAGTCCTCCGGGACGGCCTGGAACTGCTCGCGCAGCTCGCGCAGGGAGAGATCGCGCGGGACGGCCACGGGGTAGGCGTCGGTGCCGGAAGCGATGAGGCGCTCGCGCTTGTCGCGGCGAATGCGCAGCTGCTCCGGGAGTTCGGCGGTGGGGTTGTTGTCAGTCGTCTTCTGCTCAGTCACGCCCTTAAGGGTAGCGGATAAAGACGCAGGAGCGGGCACGGGATCCGGGTGCCGCTCAGTAGTACCCCCTCCGGACACCCTCCATTTAGGAAACATTATTGTTGCGTAATTGTTTGTGTTTGATTGCTGTTCCCATGCGCGGGATGAACAACCCCGATGGGGGTAAAATCCCCAGTTTTGTTGTGACAAATTTAGGCGAGTTTACGCAACGTTCAACAACTTGTCACCTGGATCTAGCCGGGCGGCCACGTGGTGATTTTATGCTTGCGTAGTCCAACGAAATTTCTATCCATTTGGAGCATGACCATGGCACTCAAGGGCCGTAACCTTCTCTCTAACCTGTTTGCTTCCTCCCGTTCCAAGCTGACCTGCACCTACAAGTGCGGTAACGGCTGCTTCGGTGACTGCGAGAACACCTCCGGCAACACCTACTTCGGTGACCTGATGTCCCGCCGCGCCGCTCTGCGCGCTGGCGGCCTGACCGTCGTCACCGTCGGCGGCGGCGCTGCACTGGCAGCCTGCTCCTCCGAGGGGTCCGACAACGCTGCTGGCTCCTCCTCTTCCGCCGGTTCTTCCCAGAAGACCTCCGAGGTCAAGACCGAGCACGTGTCCAACGAGGGCATGCAGTTCAAGCCGGTTGAGCCGAACACCAAGGACGAGGTCGTCATCCCTGAGGGCTACGAGCAGGCAGTGCTCATCGCCTGGGGCGACCCGGTCATCGAGGGTGCACCGGAATTCGACCCGGAGAACCAGAAGCCGGAGGACGCTGAGAAGCAGTTCGGCTTCAACAACGACTTCGCTGGTCTGCTGGAGCACCCGGACGATGAGAACCGCATGGTCTACGTCTGCTCCCACGAGTACACCACCGAGCCGCAGATGTTCCCGGACTACGACGCCGAGAACCCGACCGAGGACCAGGTCAAGATCGGCTGGGCTGGCCACGGCCTCACCGTCCTCGAGGTGTCCAAGGTGGAGGGCTCCGGCGAGCTCAAGCGCGAGTTCGGCCCGCTGAACCGCCGCCTCACCGCGACCTCTGACTTCAAGCTCGTCGGCCCGGCTGCCGGTACCGACTTGGTGAAGACCGAGAAGGACAAGAAGGGCGAGCTCGTCAAGGGCACCCTGAACAACTGCTCCGGCGGCGTGACCCCGTGGGGCACCATCCTCTCCGGCGAGGAGAACTTCGACCAGTACTTCGGCAACGCCAAGGTGGACGACAAGAAGGCTCAGAAGTCCCTCGAGCGCTTCGGCTTCAAGGACGAGCCTTCCGCACGTAAGTGGGAGAAGTTCGACGACCGCTTCGACGTGTCCAAGACCCCGAACGAGCCGAACCGCTTCGGCTGGCTGGTAGAGCTGGATCCGTTCGACCCGGAGTCCACCCCGGTCAAGCACACCGCTAACGGCCGCTTCAAGCACGAGGCTGGCAACGTCCACGTCCTCGATGACAACACCGTGGTCTGCTACTCCGGCGATGACTCCCGCTTCGAGTACCTGTACAAGTTCGTCTCCTCCAAGAAGTACAAGGAAGGCGACAAGAAGCACAACATGACCATCCTGGACAACGGCACCCTCTACGTCGCTACCTTCGAGGGCAACTCCAAGGATGACGAGATCGACGGCTCCGGCGCTCTGCCGGAGGACGGCGCATTCGACGGCAAGGGTAAGTGGGTTAAGCTGCTGACCTCCAACACCGACGAGAACAAGTTCGAGTCCCACGTGGACGGCATGTCCGCCGAAGAGGTCGCAGTGTTCACCCGTGAGGCTGCCGACAAGGTTAAGGCCACCATGCTGGACCGCCCGGAGGACGTTGAGGTCTCCCCGACCAACAACAAGGTCTACATCGCGCTGACCAACAACAAGTACCGCGGCGCTGCCGAGGGCGAGAACGGCCGCCTGGAGGACGTCAAGGAATACGCTCCAATCAAGGAGAACAAGAACGGCCTGGTCATGGAGATGGACGACGACCACGCTGGCGAGGAGTTCACCTGGAACCTCATGCTGGTCTGTGGTGACCCGAAGGAAGCGTCCACCTACTTCGGCGGCTTCGACAAGGAGAAGGTCTCCCCGATTTCCTGCCCGGACAACCTCGCGTTCGACAACCACGGCCTGCTGTGGGTCTCCACCGACGGCAACGCCCTGGACTCCAACGACGGCCTGTACGCCGTGACCACCGAGGGCGACAACCGCGGCGAGCTCAAGTGCTTCCTCACCGTTCCGGCTGGCGCTGAGACCTGTGGTCCTATCGTTGACGACGACCGCGTGATGGTCAACGTTCAGCACCCAGGCGAGACCGACGAGGCCACCTACGAGAACCAGACCTCCCACTGGCCTGAGGGCGGCGACTCCATCCCGCGCCCAGCCTGCGTTGTGGTCTGGAAGAAGGACGGCAAGATCGGCATCGAGGGCTAAGTAGTAACTACCCCCGAACCGGGCCCGCAGCGTCGCGGGCCCGGTTTCATTTTTCACCCCTTCCCCCTCCATCAAGCGCACCAATCACTATATGAACAGCAATTTCACTCAGTAGACTGACAAACTGTTCCGCCGCGTGTGAAACATCACCCACCTACAATTCTTCTTCCGGAGTAGCGACTATGGCAGTCTAAGAATAATAACTTTCTTAGAAAGGAGTCCCATGGATACTTGGGAACCAACTCTGTCCGCCGGACCTCTCCTCGCTATCGCGGCCTTGTCCATCGCTCTCATCCTCGCGATGGTCATCTTCTTTAAGGTTCATGCATTCGTCACCTTAACCACCGTGTCGGCGCTTACTGCTCTCATGGCAGGAATACCACTCGACAGCATTGTCCCTACAATGACAGAAGGTTTCGGTAAAACGCTCGGATCGGTGGCACTATTGGTCGGTCTTGGAGCGATGATCGGTCGGCTTGTCGAAACCTCCGGCGGTGCCAAGTCCCTTGCAGAGCTACTCGTTTCAACCTTCGGCGAGCAAAAGGCCCCTCTCGCACTCGGTGTGGCTTCACTAATCATGGGTTTCCCCATTTTCTTTGATGCGGGTCTCATCGTGATGCTGCCAGTTATTTTTGCCGTTGCACGACGCCTCAAGGGGTCGGTGCTCACGTACGGCATCCCAGCTGCCGGCGCCTTTTCCGTCACCCACGTGTTCCTGCCACCACACCCCGGCCCAGTGGCAGCAGCCGAGTTCTTCCATGCGGATATTGGCCTCATCCTCCTTTTCGGCCTGCTGGTAGCCCTCCCTACCTGGTACCTTTCGGGTTACCGCCTCGGACTATTCCTCGGCAAGAAATTCCCTGACCGAATGGTCGACTCACTAACGGGCCCCATAGTCGATGATGGACAGCTGCCCACTTCTCCCGCGTCTCCACTAAAGGTTATCGGCATCCTGCTCATCCCTATGCTTCTCATCTTCGGTAACACCGGACTTTCCACTTTGCAGACAACTGGTGCGGCCGATGGAGACGCCACGTGGGTCCAGTTCCTGGTATTTCTCGGACAAACCCCCATTGCACTTCTCATCACCACAGCTGCTGCGATGCTACTCCTCGGCCTTCACCGTGGGATAGATAAAACCGCAATTGAAAAGACCATGGAATCGGCACTAGGACCAATTTGCTCAGTCGTTCTCATCACTGGTGCAGGTGGCATGTTTGGCGGGGTTCTCCGCGCCTCGGGCATTGGGGATGCGCTGGCAGACTCGATGGCTGGCTTAGGCATCCCCGTCATTATCGCCGCCTACATCATCGCCGTTGCACTGCGCCTCGCGCAGGGTTCTGCAACGGTCGCGTTGACCACTGCTGCGGCACTCATGGTTCCGGCAGTCGAAGCTGGCGGCTTCACAGCTGTTCAATTGGCACTCATCGTCTTGGCCACAGCCGCGGGCTCGGTATTTGGCAGCCACGTCAACGACTCCGGTTTTTGGCTGGTCGGACGGCTGATGAACCTCGACGTCGCCACCACCCTGCGAACGTGGACGGTAAATCAGGCGCTCATCTCGGTTATTGGTTTCACCTTTGTTGGCGCGCTCTACGGTGCGAGCCTAATGTTCCGATAGCTGATCGCCAGTACGAATCCACCTTGCTGCCTTACCTACAATGGTCTCCAACGGCTCCGAGATATCGAATAACTTTCCTGACTCATCGGGGCCCAACGATTCCAAGGTCTCTACTTGGGAGTGCAGCAAAGACGCTGGCATAAAGTGCCCCGGCCGGTGGTTCATCCTCTCGAACAAAACAGAAAACTCACCATCAAGGTGCAAAAAGGCTACTTCCGGAACATACTCCCTGATGAGGTCTCTGTACGAACGTTTCAAGGCACTGCACCCCACCATCGCCCCGTTATCGGCAGCCGCCAACCAGGCCCCGATTTCGCGCAACCATGGCCACCGATCCTCATCAGTTAGTGGAACACCGCGCGCCATCTTGGCGATATTTTCCTGCGGATGAAGATCATCGCCATCTCGATAAGCCAGTCCGACCACTGGCGACAGCATCTCCCCCACAGTTGACTTACCAGATCCCGACACTCCCATGATAACGATGTGCCGGTAAGCAAAGTCGTTGCATTGAGGCGAAGGAAGCAAGGCGTTCATCACCTCATTTTAGCACCGCAAAGCGTGCCTGCAGGACCAGCCTGTTATGAATATGACCACTATAGCTACACCCCTTCACCCATACCTCTCGCTGAGTTCCGACCGTCCTCGCCGATATTCTTAAACCCGATGCCCAATGGCAGGCCGACGTTGTCGAGCAGGCGCACGCCGCCGATGGTGGCGGCGACGAACAGCCGGGCGTCGCCTTGTTCGGGGGCGGGGCCGCCGTCGAGAGCGCGCAGCTGAACGTACTCCGGGGTAATACCCGCGGCCTGCAGCACGGCGTCCACAACCTCGCGGACTGCCCTCTCCCCGCCCTCGGCGGCGTGCGCCCCTGCCGTCAGCGCCGCGGACAGGGCGCTGGCCTGTTCTCGGGCATCGGCAGGCACCTGCGTGTTGCGCAAACTCATGGGCACGCCGTCGGCCATCCGCACAGTAGGCACGCCCTGCACGCGCACGCCGAGGTGGAAGTCCTTCACGGCGCGCTGCAGCCCCAGCAGCACCTCAAAGTCCTTCTCCCCCACCACGACGTCCGAGGGCTTGACCACGCCAAGCAACGCCAGGTGCCACGCCACC
Proteins encoded in this region:
- a CDS encoding FAD-binding and (Fe-S)-binding domain-containing protein — encoded protein: MTAPTHTTSHTSAFPVDGSIDYRGCFEHAVGDAHQVKTDLVYRAAYGSNTSHYDYTPAAVVEATSAEEVGRIFAAARERGIPVTLRSGGSSLSGQAASDSVMVDVRKHFRGMDILDGGKRVRVQPGLTIDDVNLRLAPYGYKLGPDPASTSVATIGGVIANNSSGMACGTEFNSYKTIESMTFVLPSGTTINSADPDADRRFAEAEPELVDTLQRLTRRVRSNPESVAIIERHFAIKNSIGYTLNSFLDYDSPVEQFIHLLVGSEGTLAFIAEATFHTIPLRRFATTAMAVFSNLTSATDALPALKESGAATLELLDDKSIIEGQKIPGTPQEIHGFDPQGQTAMIVEYHTDTLEELRELERIGGRIMAEHNLFTPAEFFTDEARRAGAWKFRKSLYPIMAESRPTGTMALIEDIAVPVARLTDAVNSMGELFAKYSYRDALILGHAGDGNLHFTMTDDFYGDANLKRYQEFTDDLVDLVLGFEGNLKAEHGTGRVMAPFVRRQYGDELYEVARELKFAVDPQNWMNPDVIITDDPEIHLKNLKHPEEVEDEINNCVECGFCEAVCPSRDLTLTPRQRIVVRRARAKAEALGDTAAVKEIDDNHLYPGVQTCAVDSMCATACPVNIDTGKFIKSLRRTDASPAEQKVWNAAAKAWAPATKGAAAALTAASALPPALVQGVTGIGRVVVDPDTIPLYTKDLPRGGTARGGTGRGRGERGGQFVGAADGTLAGMYLPACVNTMFGPVRGGDGAPRAFQELLAKAGLKLFVSDNIDSLCCGTPWSSKGMADGHATMSGKVAASVRQALESHPELRGLPIISDASSCTDGFADMLTGDDSVSGDATVMDAVRFVAEEIVDKLDVAKAYDSVTLHPTCSSTQMGINGHLTALAEACAHEVHVPLDWHCCGFAGDRGMLHPELTASSTKEEAAEAQALDADAHASCNRTCEIGLTRATGKPYRHVLELLAAAAR
- a CDS encoding MDR family MFS transporter, which produces MAEQTKKMTPEVTMSLVVLVAAATVMILNETSLSVALPAVMADFGIPATSAQWLTTGFMLTMAVVIPTTGFLIERFSTRQIFVASVLLFMAGTTLAALAPTFLVLLAGRVIQASGTALAMPLLMTVTMTLVPPQRRGTIMGIISVVISVAPALGPTVGGLILDRFSWHFIFWFMLPLGLLILALGVAKLPNVGETRETPLDVPSVVLSVFAFGGLVYGLSSIEQMLAGNATVPVVVTVVGVVSLVFFVRRQLALAKDSRALLDLRPFTIRNYTIAVVIMLLAMGLLLGSVTVLPIYLQTSLGVTAMTAGLVVMPGGLLQGLLSPIIGRIFDSVGPRPLMIPGALAMAVSIWLLSLLGEDAALWKVVAIYMLFAVSVGFMMTPLMTTSLASLPQELYSHGSAILTTLQQLAGATGTALLIVVLTRGTQLGEESGLGEAAATAQGASWAFMVGGTLAVVAAAMTPLVKRVRVDAEETAPVAPGDA
- the lysS gene encoding lysine--tRNA ligase, whose amino-acid sequence is MTEQKTTDNNPTAELPEQLRIRRDKRERLIASGTDAYPVAVPRDLSLRELREQFQAVPEDYDGEKVDGVTYLTPGEETDVVKSIAGRLIFMRNTGKLCFATLQDGDGTQVQAMLSLAEVGEDALAAWKSDVDLGDFISVTGRVISSRRGELSIMATSWTMASKAVRPLPVSFADLAEDTRVRQRYNDLIVREDARKNAMTRIKVMRALRHYLEDRGFLEIETPMLQTLHGGAAARPFVTHSNALDIDLYLRIAPELYLKRAVVGGIDKVFEVNRNFRNEGVDSSHSPEFAMLEFYEAWGDYNTGADTTRELIQSVARAVFGSTTVTLSDGTEYDLGGDSWPELDMYESLNEALARKFPGQPEVTIESTVDELKGIADAIGLKVPEKGGWGHGKLVEEIWELLCEDQLEGPIFVKNFPVETSPLTRDHREKPGVTEKWDLYVRGFELATGYSELVDPVIQRERFEDQARLAANGDDEAMVLDEDFLAAMEQGMPPSAGVGMGIDRLLMALTGLGIRETVLFPMVKPEPKA
- a CDS encoding PhoX family protein, translating into MALKGRNLLSNLFASSRSKLTCTYKCGNGCFGDCENTSGNTYFGDLMSRRAALRAGGLTVVTVGGGAALAACSSEGSDNAAGSSSSAGSSQKTSEVKTEHVSNEGMQFKPVEPNTKDEVVIPEGYEQAVLIAWGDPVIEGAPEFDPENQKPEDAEKQFGFNNDFAGLLEHPDDENRMVYVCSHEYTTEPQMFPDYDAENPTEDQVKIGWAGHGLTVLEVSKVEGSGELKREFGPLNRRLTATSDFKLVGPAAGTDLVKTEKDKKGELVKGTLNNCSGGVTPWGTILSGEENFDQYFGNAKVDDKKAQKSLERFGFKDEPSARKWEKFDDRFDVSKTPNEPNRFGWLVELDPFDPESTPVKHTANGRFKHEAGNVHVLDDNTVVCYSGDDSRFEYLYKFVSSKKYKEGDKKHNMTILDNGTLYVATFEGNSKDDEIDGSGALPEDGAFDGKGKWVKLLTSNTDENKFESHVDGMSAEEVAVFTREAADKVKATMLDRPEDVEVSPTNNKVYIALTNNKYRGAAEGENGRLEDVKEYAPIKENKNGLVMEMDDDHAGEEFTWNLMLVCGDPKEASTYFGGFDKEKVSPISCPDNLAFDNHGLLWVSTDGNALDSNDGLYAVTTEGDNRGELKCFLTVPAGAETCGPIVDDDRVMVNVQHPGETDEATYENQTSHWPEGGDSIPRPACVVVWKKDGKIGIEG